In Pseudonocardia cypriaca, a single genomic region encodes these proteins:
- a CDS encoding ABC transporter family substrate-binding protein has protein sequence MKRTAAAGVAVVLSVVLAACGGAPANTGPVDTAESLADKSSFNPQPYENLRDGGTLTTALPEISPQMNVWQTDTTLYSRNVWNWYNPLLTTFTADGDAVYNPDYLTDVKQETVDGNTRVTYTINPKATYNDGTPIDWTSFEAAWKSSNGSDPAYLPASTDGYDRITSVTRGADDRQAVVTFAGVNLWWQGLFNNLIHPKALDPTVFNQGYVNTPHAEWGAGPYTLQKFDPQNGAVVFERNPKWWGKPGKLDTRTFLQMDTVAAVNAFRNGQLDAVAANGKDQLAQVTGVPGTEIRKGPTLQLNFFTLNGQSPILSDPQVRKAILESIDRRQIAEFHFQGLNYSAEPAGSMNLLPFQKGYTDTFSKVIRYDPEQAKRDLDAAGWTVGADGIREKNGQRLQITYVNTGDNAVGKAVAGGTAAMLKNVGVQMDIRQVPTSDFSKIVTGREFDVFYSGVSQGDPYGIAYICQLYCSDSQLIRSGVHDPKNDALIRSVNTLPTPEEQYAKAAEAETAAFATYGFMPTVNLVGIYAVKTGLANSGAGRYFSTSPENIGWQKQG, from the coding sequence ATGAAGAGGACGGCGGCGGCCGGGGTGGCCGTCGTGCTGTCGGTCGTGCTCGCCGCCTGTGGCGGCGCGCCTGCGAACACCGGTCCCGTCGACACGGCGGAGTCGCTGGCCGACAAGTCGTCGTTCAACCCGCAGCCCTACGAGAACCTCCGCGACGGTGGCACGCTCACCACCGCGCTCCCGGAGATCTCGCCCCAGATGAACGTCTGGCAGACCGACACCACCTTGTACTCGCGCAACGTCTGGAACTGGTACAACCCGCTGCTGACCACGTTCACCGCCGACGGCGACGCGGTGTACAACCCGGACTACCTGACCGACGTGAAGCAGGAGACCGTCGACGGGAACACCCGGGTCACCTACACGATCAACCCGAAGGCCACCTACAACGACGGCACGCCCATCGACTGGACCTCGTTCGAGGCAGCCTGGAAGTCGAGCAACGGCTCGGACCCCGCCTACCTCCCGGCCAGCACCGACGGGTACGACCGGATCACCTCCGTGACCCGTGGCGCGGACGACCGGCAGGCCGTCGTGACGTTCGCAGGCGTCAACCTGTGGTGGCAGGGCCTGTTCAACAACCTGATCCACCCCAAGGCGCTCGACCCCACCGTGTTCAACCAGGGCTACGTCAACACGCCGCACGCGGAGTGGGGGGCGGGGCCGTACACGCTCCAGAAGTTCGACCCGCAGAACGGCGCGGTCGTCTTCGAGCGCAACCCGAAGTGGTGGGGCAAGCCGGGCAAGCTCGACACCCGCACGTTCCTGCAGATGGACACGGTCGCCGCCGTGAACGCGTTCCGCAACGGCCAGCTGGACGCGGTCGCCGCCAACGGTAAGGACCAGCTCGCGCAAGTCACCGGCGTGCCGGGCACCGAGATCCGCAAGGGTCCCACGCTGCAGCTCAACTTCTTCACGCTGAACGGCCAGAGCCCGATCCTGTCCGACCCGCAGGTCCGCAAGGCGATCTTGGAGTCCATCGACCGCAGGCAGATCGCCGAGTTCCACTTCCAGGGCCTGAACTACTCGGCCGAGCCGGCCGGCTCGATGAACTTGCTGCCATTCCAGAAGGGCTACACCGACACCTTCAGCAAGGTGATCCGGTACGACCCCGAGCAGGCCAAGCGCGACCTCGACGCCGCCGGCTGGACCGTCGGCGCCGACGGCATCCGGGAGAAGAACGGGCAGCGGCTCCAGATCACCTACGTCAACACCGGAGACAACGCCGTCGGCAAGGCGGTGGCGGGCGGCACGGCGGCGATGCTCAAGAACGTCGGCGTCCAGATGGACATCCGCCAGGTCCCGACCTCGGACTTCTCGAAGATCGTCACGGGCCGGGAGTTCGACGTGTTCTACTCGGGCGTCTCGCAGGGCGACCCCTACGGCATCGCCTACATCTGCCAGCTCTACTGCTCCGACTCGCAGCTGATCCGGTCCGGGGTGCACGACCCGAAGAACGACGCGCTGATCCGCTCGGTGAACACCCTGCCCACACCGGAGGAGCAGTACGCGAAGGCCGCCGAGGCGGAGACCGCCGCCTTCGCGACGTACGGGTTCATGCCGACCGTGAACCTGGTGGGGATCTACGCGGTGAAGACCGGACTCGCGAACTCCGGCGCCGGGCGGTACTTCTCCACCTCCCCGGAGAACATCGGCTGGCAGAAGCAGGGCTGA
- a CDS encoding FtsX-like permease family protein, translated as MTASASAVLLAETRRKPGRVLLTGLAIIVATVFAAGTMLFSETLRDYLTAGDVVTPTGAAVVVHPQELPTLDGPEAAADLVGQVASLDGVATAVGVWDGSVAAAVNGTSTEWRVTSDPMTGQLSRLDTPVRGSLPDGPGELAISEETAEQTGLAPGGTVTIPEHSEEPARTLTITAVVDVPTSVDGNVMIALPTEVRRLGGWLEQIDVAAASRTAETELVGRVGNLVGNPEAVVTGEEQRTVEGESAADAVTAVLVGVGVFAGLAVVSAVVVVGSTFRIVLTQRRTQLALLRCVGARRSQLIRAVLAEAVVTGLVAGLAGVAVAMLAGYGLLAAMRGSGVTDVPELVVSWPRLGGVLLVAVLATVVAALGPAVAAARIPPVAALGAAGAGEVGAPRSAGRLVLAGLLAAAAAGLAALGVGFSGSPFEAVITVAASGMTAFAAVIAAGPLLVRALGATAGRVVAAIGRGPGRLATANAAQVPRRTAATISVLSLGVGLTSALLVALAAVQSGAEQKIAELFPSAITVSAVDASSAEAFAARLSRDPRLVARSEDDVVLVDPATGADLAAVQATVEEAANEDGMTVAVAGDARSELENQLAIASMIGLGLVGMTLLVAVVGVGVTLMLSVTERVRETGLLRVVGLSRSGVRMMVALEAGLSGSGAAVLGVVIGAVYGALAVEALGLDYGLASVPVLQLVGLVVAVVVVAMLAAVVPAVRAGRVSPIRALQEA; from the coding sequence GTGACCGCGTCCGCATCAGCCGTCCTGCTGGCCGAGACGCGCCGCAAGCCGGGCCGGGTCCTGCTCACCGGGCTCGCGATCATCGTCGCGACCGTCTTCGCCGCGGGGACGATGCTGTTCAGCGAGACCCTCCGCGACTACCTCACCGCCGGTGACGTCGTCACGCCGACCGGCGCCGCGGTCGTGGTGCATCCACAGGAGCTCCCCACCCTGGACGGGCCGGAGGCCGCCGCGGACCTCGTCGGGCAGGTCGCCTCGCTCGACGGCGTCGCGACGGCCGTCGGCGTGTGGGACGGGTCCGTCGCGGCCGCCGTGAACGGGACGAGCACCGAGTGGCGCGTCACGTCCGACCCGATGACCGGCCAGCTCTCCCGGCTGGACACACCCGTACGGGGCAGCCTGCCGGACGGGCCCGGTGAGCTCGCGATCAGCGAGGAGACCGCCGAGCAGACCGGGCTCGCTCCGGGCGGGACGGTGACGATCCCCGAGCACTCCGAGGAGCCGGCGCGCACCCTCACGATCACGGCGGTCGTGGACGTTCCCACCTCGGTGGACGGCAACGTGATGATCGCTCTGCCCACCGAGGTGAGGCGGCTCGGTGGCTGGCTCGAGCAGATCGACGTCGCCGCCGCGTCCCGCACCGCCGAGACGGAGTTGGTCGGGCGCGTCGGCAACCTCGTCGGCAACCCGGAAGCGGTCGTGACGGGGGAGGAGCAGCGCACCGTCGAAGGGGAGAGCGCCGCCGACGCCGTGACCGCGGTGCTGGTGGGTGTCGGGGTGTTCGCCGGGCTTGCCGTGGTGTCGGCCGTCGTGGTGGTGGGGTCGACGTTCCGGATCGTGCTCACCCAGCGCCGCACCCAGCTCGCGCTGCTGCGATGTGTCGGGGCACGGAGGAGCCAGCTGATCCGCGCCGTGCTCGCCGAGGCCGTGGTCACCGGGCTGGTCGCTGGTCTGGCCGGGGTCGCCGTGGCGATGCTGGCGGGCTACGGGCTGCTGGCGGCCATGCGGGGGAGCGGGGTGACCGACGTCCCGGAACTGGTGGTCTCCTGGCCCAGGCTCGGCGGCGTGCTGCTGGTCGCGGTGCTGGCCACCGTCGTGGCGGCGCTCGGACCGGCGGTCGCCGCCGCCCGGATCCCCCCGGTGGCCGCGCTCGGCGCCGCGGGCGCGGGCGAGGTCGGCGCGCCGCGGTCGGCGGGAAGGCTCGTGCTCGCGGGGCTGCTGGCGGCCGCCGCAGCGGGGCTGGCCGCGCTCGGGGTGGGCTTCAGCGGGTCGCCGTTCGAGGCCGTGATCACGGTCGCGGCGTCGGGGATGACGGCCTTCGCGGCGGTCATCGCCGCCGGCCCGCTGCTGGTACGGGCGCTCGGCGCCACCGCAGGGCGGGTGGTCGCCGCGATCGGCCGTGGCCCGGGCCGACTGGCGACGGCCAACGCCGCGCAGGTCCCGCGCCGGACCGCGGCCACGATCTCGGTGCTGTCGCTCGGTGTCGGCCTGACCTCGGCACTGCTCGTGGCGCTGGCCGCCGTCCAGTCCGGAGCCGAGCAGAAGATCGCAGAGCTGTTCCCCAGCGCGATCACGGTCAGCGCTGTGGACGCGAGCAGTGCGGAGGCGTTCGCCGCCCGGCTCTCGCGGGACCCGCGGCTGGTGGCGCGCTCCGAGGACGACGTCGTGCTCGTGGACCCGGCGACCGGCGCCGACCTCGCCGCGGTCCAGGCGACCGTCGAGGAGGCGGCGAACGAGGACGGCATGACGGTCGCCGTCGCGGGCGACGCGCGTTCCGAGCTGGAGAACCAGCTGGCGATCGCCAGCATGATCGGGCTGGGCCTGGTCGGGATGACGCTGCTGGTCGCCGTCGTCGGCGTCGGCGTGACCCTGATGCTGTCGGTCACCGAGCGCGTCCGGGAGACCGGTCTGCTGCGGGTGGTCGGCCTGTCCCGGTCCGGTGTCCGGATGATGGTCGCCCTCGAGGCGGGGTTGAGCGGCAGCGGTGCTGCCGTGCTGGGCGTCGTGATCGGCGCGGTCTACGGTGCGCTGGCCGTCGAGGCGCTCGGGCTCGACTACGGGTTGGCGTCGGTGCCGGTGCTGCAGCTCGTCGGGCTCGTGGTCGCGGTCGTGGTGGTCGCGATGCTGGCGGCCGTCGTGCCGGCCGTCCGGGCGGGCCGGGTGTCGCCGATCCGGGCGCTGCAGGAGGCCTAG
- a CDS encoding ABC transporter ATP-binding protein: protein MTAPAAPRPARPVAASTWNLVKIYGRGAAAVQALNGVSLQIPAARFTAIMGPSGSGKSTLMHLLAGLDTATSGQVRLGETDLTRCSDAHLTALRRDRIGYVFQSFNLLPQLTAEQNIELPARLAGRAIDPGWRSMLIGMLGLGNRMRHRPTELSGGQQQRVAVARALLGRPEVVFADEPTGNLDTASGHELLDLLRGSVRNTGQTVVMVTHDPIAASYADEVVLLRDGHLAGVLPNPRPDTVLAALSSLSRAGGLGGRPGGPHGGPPRPPDTGPMPEQPWDGPPPGRFAGPPMRPAGA, encoded by the coding sequence GTGACCGCACCCGCCGCTCCCCGGCCTGCGCGCCCGGTCGCCGCCTCGACGTGGAACCTCGTCAAGATCTACGGCCGCGGCGCCGCAGCCGTGCAGGCGCTCAACGGCGTCAGCCTGCAGATCCCCGCCGCCCGCTTCACGGCCATCATGGGGCCGTCCGGTTCCGGCAAGTCCACGCTGATGCACCTGCTCGCAGGCCTCGACACAGCCACGTCGGGCCAGGTCCGGCTCGGCGAGACCGACCTCACCCGATGCTCCGACGCCCATCTCACCGCCCTGCGGCGCGACCGCATCGGGTACGTGTTCCAGAGCTTCAACCTGCTGCCCCAACTGACCGCCGAGCAGAACATCGAGCTGCCCGCGCGGCTGGCGGGGCGGGCCATCGATCCCGGCTGGCGCTCGATGTTGATCGGCATGCTGGGCCTCGGGAATCGAATGAGACACCGCCCGACCGAGCTCTCGGGTGGTCAGCAGCAGCGCGTCGCCGTCGCTCGCGCGCTGCTGGGGCGGCCCGAGGTGGTGTTCGCCGACGAGCCGACCGGCAACCTCGACACCGCGAGTGGGCACGAGCTGCTGGACCTCCTGCGGGGTTCGGTGCGCAACACCGGCCAGACGGTGGTCATGGTCACCCACGACCCGATCGCCGCCTCGTACGCCGACGAGGTCGTCCTGCTCCGCGACGGGCATCTCGCCGGCGTGCTGCCGAACCCGCGGCCGGACACGGTGCTCGCCGCGCTGTCGTCGCTGTCGCGAGCCGGCGGACTCGGCGGCCGCCCCGGCGGGCCGCATGGCGGGCCGCCTCGGCCGCCGGACACGGGCCCGATGCCCGAGCAGCCCTGGGACGGTCCGCCCCCCGGCCGGTTCGCGGGACCGCCGATGCGGCCGGCGGGGGCCTGA
- the kstR gene encoding cholesterol catabolism transcriptional regulator KstR yields the protein MTDPARRASLGTGGPTGRTAGSPVQRERRKRILDATLALASQGGFDAVQMRAVAERADVALGTLYRYFPSKIHLLVSGLVRELERSLERMERAPVPGATPADRVLHVLAGNTRALQRDPQLTEAMTRAFMFADTSVAAEVLEVNRLNERMFTHAMGAEETTDEDKAIARVIGDVWLSNLVAWVTRRASAEDVEKRLELTVRLLLRSRPSP from the coding sequence ATGACGGATCCGGCACGGCGGGCCTCCCTCGGCACGGGCGGCCCGACCGGCCGCACCGCGGGCTCACCCGTCCAGCGGGAGCGCCGCAAGCGCATCCTCGACGCGACACTGGCCCTCGCCTCGCAGGGCGGGTTCGACGCCGTGCAGATGCGCGCGGTCGCCGAGCGCGCCGACGTCGCCCTCGGCACCCTGTACCGCTACTTCCCCTCGAAGATCCACCTCCTCGTCTCCGGCCTCGTCCGGGAGCTGGAGCGGTCGCTCGAGCGGATGGAACGCGCCCCGGTGCCGGGTGCAACGCCCGCCGACCGCGTGCTGCACGTGCTGGCGGGCAACACCCGCGCCCTGCAGCGGGATCCGCAGCTCACCGAGGCGATGACCCGGGCCTTCATGTTCGCCGACACGTCGGTGGCCGCGGAGGTGCTCGAGGTCAACCGGCTGAACGAGCGGATGTTCACCCACGCGATGGGCGCGGAGGAGACCACCGACGAGGACAAGGCGATCGCACGGGTGATCGGCGACGTGTGGCTGTCCAACCTGGTCGCCTGGGTCACGCGCCGGGCCTCGGCGGAGGACGTCGAGAAGCGGCTGGAGCTCACGGTCCGCCTGCTGCTGCGCTCCCGCCCGAGTCCCTGA
- a CDS encoding acyl-CoA dehydrogenase family protein has translation MFFALTEDQREFDGAVRGYLADRFDVDAVRAVFEDTAGDGHPPSLWKAAGEQGWLAVLVPEEHDGLGLGLVEAQVIARALGAGVAPGPWRGTVLAGEAVRLAGSDEQKASWLPRFATGEAVGALTLRGSAPGILPAVEYGGVADVVVARSRDGLALVTNPVATPRGSYDGTTRLADVEAGAGETLPGATADVIEEIAARATVLAAADLVGVAREAITRTVAYDREREQFGVPVGSFQAIKHALADLHVGVTMAEHAALYAAHAVDERLPDAPLAVSVAKAKASDVALQATGAMIQYHGGIGYTWEHEAHFFYKRAKRLAAQWGDADTHRGRIADLTLP, from the coding sequence ATGTTCTTCGCACTGACCGAGGACCAGCGCGAGTTCGACGGCGCCGTGCGCGGCTACCTCGCCGACCGGTTCGACGTGGACGCCGTGCGCGCCGTGTTCGAGGACACCGCGGGCGACGGGCACCCGCCATCGCTCTGGAAGGCGGCGGGCGAGCAGGGCTGGCTCGCCGTGCTCGTGCCCGAGGAGCACGATGGCCTCGGCCTGGGGCTCGTCGAGGCGCAGGTGATCGCACGGGCCCTCGGCGCGGGCGTCGCGCCGGGGCCGTGGCGGGGCACGGTGCTGGCGGGCGAGGCCGTGCGGCTCGCCGGTTCGGACGAGCAGAAGGCTTCCTGGCTGCCCCGGTTCGCCACCGGAGAGGCGGTCGGGGCGTTGACGCTGCGCGGCAGCGCGCCGGGGATCCTGCCGGCCGTCGAGTACGGCGGGGTGGCGGACGTCGTGGTGGCGCGCTCCCGTGACGGGCTCGCGTTGGTCACGAACCCGGTCGCGACCCCGCGCGGGTCCTACGACGGCACCACGCGGCTGGCCGACGTCGAGGCAGGCGCGGGGGAGACGCTCCCCGGCGCGACCGCCGATGTGATCGAGGAGATCGCCGCCCGGGCCACCGTGCTGGCCGCCGCCGACCTGGTCGGCGTCGCGCGCGAGGCGATCACCCGCACCGTCGCCTACGACCGCGAGCGCGAGCAGTTCGGCGTGCCCGTCGGGTCGTTCCAGGCGATCAAGCACGCGCTGGCCGACCTGCACGTGGGCGTCACGATGGCCGAGCACGCGGCGCTCTACGCCGCCCACGCCGTCGACGAGCGGCTGCCGGACGCGCCGCTCGCCGTCAGCGTGGCGAAGGCGAAGGCGAGCGACGTGGCGCTGCAGGCCACCGGCGCCATGATCCAGTACCACGGCGGCATCGGCTACACCTGGGAGCACGAGGCGCACTTCTTCTACAAGCGCGCCAAGCGCCTCGCCGCACAGTGGGGCGACGCCGACACCCACCGCGGGAGGATCGCCGACCTCACCCTGCCCTGA
- a CDS encoding acyl-CoA dehydrogenase family protein — protein sequence MDLTYTAAEEEFRRELRTWLQANIPEEWRRPGFWELLDADESFRLRRDWERDKAGAGFAGIAWPTEYGGRGGTPGMKAIYDEEMVLANAPRTVNGLGLTFLAPTVMAIGTDAQKKEIIGPMLRNEVIWCQGFSEPGAGSDLAAVATRGVRDGEDFVVNGQKVWTTNAVHGDKIFTLVRTEPGSQRHRGLSMLLIDMHQPGVDARPLKQMSGASEFGEVFFDDARVPATECLGEIGDGWRTAMLLLSFERGASGIAQYTEFRRQYDEIAALAERLGRGRDPVLRGKLARVLTELECLRLHAMHVLTQVEQGRDLGFEASMTKLQWSETYQDLWEIFDDVLGEDATADEVDGVDLRPLHAQAMWSRSVTIWGGSSQVQRNITAERVLGLPR from the coding sequence ATGGACCTGACGTACACCGCAGCGGAGGAGGAGTTCCGCCGCGAGCTGCGGACGTGGCTGCAGGCGAACATCCCCGAGGAGTGGAGGCGCCCCGGTTTCTGGGAGCTGCTCGACGCGGACGAGAGCTTCCGGCTGCGGCGGGACTGGGAACGCGACAAGGCGGGAGCGGGCTTCGCCGGGATCGCGTGGCCGACCGAGTACGGCGGGCGCGGTGGCACCCCCGGCATGAAGGCGATCTACGACGAGGAGATGGTGCTGGCGAACGCGCCGCGCACCGTCAACGGGCTGGGGCTGACCTTCCTCGCGCCCACCGTCATGGCCATCGGCACCGACGCGCAGAAGAAGGAGATCATCGGGCCGATGCTGCGCAACGAGGTGATCTGGTGCCAGGGCTTCTCCGAGCCGGGCGCCGGTTCCGACCTCGCCGCGGTCGCCACCCGCGGTGTCCGCGACGGCGAGGACTTCGTGGTCAACGGCCAGAAGGTGTGGACCACCAACGCCGTCCACGGCGACAAGATCTTCACGCTGGTCCGCACGGAACCGGGGTCCCAGCGCCACCGGGGCCTCTCCATGCTGCTCATCGACATGCACCAGCCGGGCGTGGACGCCCGACCGCTGAAGCAGATGAGCGGGGCCAGCGAGTTCGGCGAGGTGTTCTTCGACGACGCCCGCGTCCCGGCCACGGAGTGCCTCGGTGAGATCGGCGACGGCTGGCGCACGGCGATGCTGCTGCTCTCGTTCGAGCGCGGGGCGTCCGGGATCGCGCAGTACACCGAGTTCCGCCGGCAGTACGACGAGATCGCAGCCCTGGCCGAGCGGCTGGGCCGCGGCCGCGACCCGGTGCTGCGCGGCAAGCTCGCCCGCGTCCTCACCGAGCTGGAGTGCCTGCGGCTGCACGCGATGCACGTGCTCACCCAGGTCGAGCAGGGCCGCGACCTCGGGTTCGAGGCGTCGATGACGAAGCTGCAGTGGTCGGAGACGTACCAGGACCTCTGGGAGATCTTCGACGACGTCCTCGGCGAGGACGCCACCGCCGACGAGGTCGACGGGGTGGACCTGCGGCCGCTGCACGCGCAGGCGATGTGGTCCCGGTCGGTCACCATCTGGGGCGGTTCGTCCCAGGTGCAGCGCAACATCACGGCCGAGCGCGTGCTCGGCCTGCCGCGGTAG